The DNA region aggaagaagaagaagaataaaatttaaatgtctttttgaaagttcttttgaatttttcttgtacacttagtattaacCGTTcggtttcatgctaacattaaatgctgtCTTTATTGGGAACTGacttttgaagttcttgacggtaggagtaatcattagttttcttctatATGATTAAATCCTGATATTTATAGGGTtattcactctaaaagatagaaTATCTTTGAAATCAATCTCTCTCACTTTAGAACTCGAATCGTTctaacccttgttcatcaaatcgtAATGTCGTCTTTCCGTCCAAAgtcgattcaagtggattttcAATCCGTATCCTCTTTCCAATCTCCTGGAATGCATAGAATGTTTGAGTCTCTTAAAGCCTCCGGGCTTAGGAAGTTTCTTTCTCCTCATGAACTCTATCACGAACAGCTAGTCAAAGAATTTTTCGAAAACGCCGGCTTCTATCAGGATAAAGTTATTGTTGGGGCCGTGATGGGCCAGATGATCTGCATCACCGAAGAGTCCTTCGGTACGTTTTTCCAACTTCCAAAAGTAGGTATCGATGAGTTCTCAACCACTCCTACTGATCTAATGTAtacaatgatgaaagtctttttcGATTCCCCTCAAGTagacattcatggaaagaaaaaccttctgaaggttgaatatgctctttTAAGCGACATCGTATCGAAATCCCTTCTTTCTAAGGAGTCttcctacaagtattgtacgaaggtttttcagataatggtggccatcacTAGGGGTATTCCTGCCAActagacaagcttcctcttcggaaatcttgtcagaatggttgttgctcggAAGAAGATTTTTGCATTTGATGGTCCTCTtagctctcttctttgtttccttCTAAATGAACCCGGTAAGAGTTTTCCACTTccttctaaaattttgaatttccaGAAGGTTTTCGATTATGTTCAAAGGGTAGAGACGCTCAAGTCcaagaaaaaggaaaagagaagactccaactcccctctaaccgcagtcttagagatctccTAGGTTGAAGTCAATCCTTTCGAAAGTAAAgtctaggaagaagaagaagaataaaatttaaatgtctttttgaaagttcttttgaatatttttatgatGTTTTTGGGGTAAACTTATTTTGGGTACATTgaacaatattttgtgtttcttctgaaaacactcatatgtgaTTGACTTGGATATTTCTGAATGTCTTACTTGCATGCAAACGATTTTGtctatttatatgatgaatgcatgttttggtatatgtatgcacgtttccaatttcttcatcaaaaagggggaaattgttgggtcaaattattttgactaagtgttgaaataatttaatcactgagattttgatgatgaaataacttatgagttttgatgcaggtgtattgaaacaatatttcataagacttggctctaatgagggtcattagaccgattttggcattcaatgcatagaattagacgtacagtctaactcatcggagttagacgtgtagtctaatgaatgcatagaattagacgtacagtctaactcatcggagttagacgtgtagtctaacagacgtgtaattagacagatggtctaatagatacacggaattagacgtaagtctaatgcatagaattagacgtacaatctaactcatcggagttagacgtgtagtctaatgaatgtaaagaattagacgtaagtctaatgaatacagggaattagacgtaagtctaatgtgttcgaaattagacgtaccgtctaactcaccggagttagacgtatagtctaatatacttgtaattagacagatggtctaatagatattcagaattagacgtacagtctaactcaccggagttagacgtgtagtctaatatatttacaattagacggatagtctaatttgttcggaattagacgtgtagtctaattagtgaaagttagacgtgcgtctaactctttcagacaagtctgaggtagaaccggaattaaacgtgtagtctaactcagtggagttagacataccgtttaatggttattggataattagacgtgtagtctaattaatgaaagttagacgtgcgcctaactcctttagacaagtctgaggtagaaccggaattagacgtgtagtctaactcagtggagttagacgtaccgtctaatggttattgataattagacgtgtagtctaattagtgaaagttagacgtgcgtctaactccttcagacaagtctgaggtagaaccggaattagacgtgcagtctaactcagtggagttagacgtgcagtctaatagttattgtaattagacgcgagtatAATTCTATTAAACCAGGCGGTTTAATAGACGTTTTTATTAAAAggagatgtgtgatttcattagactgattttacaatccgtctaactgaaatccGTCTAACCGAAATACGTCTAATactcagtttaagtagtatgTTTGGagctagcatttctcctacccacgtgctatagttgtaccctactcctgctccactttctagtgaagattagtacaacaactatatgcaaccaaccaaggaatgccacgtaagagaattttcctcacattacttgttttgcaggtacatccctggtggaatattcggcgcactaccagtgatgtacggccacgatctttgtgctcagaacctgctgtgtacaatggaggcttcctaatggaagagtgccacgtatcattctaaaagattcgaccgttagctcctgctcagtatttaacaaatctcaaggacaacggacaatctgccttacgaaTTAGCCTTAgataacgaacaagcaatctgattttgcagagagaatAACTACTCAATCATTTTGCCTACTAAATTCATACTGTGAaactgctttctgattgtactgtgtgtgaatcaagagagagttagaatcaaaacacctttagctgagtgatatttttcatcttgtaattgaacagaaagtgttctgttcaatagtgagctaagtgtgtgtaaactgtatatgattcgaatcatattatagtgaatccttccgttTGTTGGAAGAAAttgtgacgtagaagagtttctccgaacatccctaaacaaactgttgtgttctttcatttttgtcatcttttcatattttatcttgtgcttcaaacccaagtaaacaattccgcattgaatctgttttaagtgtttacaagtgtttgcgtagaatagaaagcaaattaaatccctaacaggatttctttcaaaccgttattcataagccttcatccttagccagacccccttctttatcgataaagccgatactatcaatttttttttacgagACGATTATGCCCTTCACATTACGCGACatgataattttatcaaaatattttaaaatagttaccAACgcatttaaaatgtatattagGGACATCTCATCATATTTGTATGCATGTATGTAAATCAGCTATCTTCTTTGACtctaaattttttgttttaaatttaatataattaatttatgtcaaatatttttgttttaaatttaatataatttatttatttttggtttagttttttgaaatttaatgtttttaacaaATGTTAGGAGTTGAATATAggcttataaaaaaaagtttcgAGCTTTTTGTTAAGGAGGCAAAAATGGAAGAACAGGCTCTAAACCCTAAGAGGGCCAAGAAAACGGACGAAGCTTTGGGCGGCGCTTCTCCTTCAATCGACCAAGTACCAAACCACATTCTCGTCGATATCCTTTCTCGTCTTCCGATCAAATCCCTCATACAGTGCAGGAGCGTCTGTAAATCCTTTCTCTATTTGATCTCCGTAGACACCGATTTCCGTTCCTTACACCTCTCAAGATCCCCTCCTGAGCTCCTATTCTACAATTCAGACTCGAAACAGATCATTCTCTTGGATTCCGACGCCGACCAAGCACACCAGCTCACTCTCCGCTTCGACGGACTTTCCGATATGATGATCGTGAACTCGAGCCGCGGCCTTCTCTGCCTCCGCTCACTTGATACCTCTTTTCCCTTTTGCGTCATTAATCCCATCTCTCTGGAATTCACTCTTATCCCGAATCCCGTGGTGATCGACAGTGAAGACCCTGTTTCTTTGATGGTCGGATTTGGGTACAGTCCCATGTCCGATAAATACAAGATTATAAAGGTATCAAAGTCTCTCGATTCAACTGGTAAAAACTGTTTTCATACCGACATTTATACAATCGGatcaccttcttcttcttggaggAGAATTGAAGATGCTCCAATACAAGAGATTACACAGTGTTTTTCAACGTTCCTTGGTGGACGTTTATATTGGATAATGAACGAGACTGCATCTATCTATTGTTATGGGTTCATGATTTATTTCGATTTTGATAGTGAAACATTTGGAACAGAAACTTTGCCCCCTCCTTTTGACATCTCCCGATACAGAGATAATGTGACAGTTGTTAACTTTGGTGTGTTTCAAGGTATGTTGAGAATAAGTGTATTGACTGATTCGGGAAACAACCCGCACATTTGGGTTTTGAAGGAGTTTGGGGTTGACAAATCGTGGTGCTTAGATGAGCTTCCTTTTTCATTTCCTGGCAagtatataaacaataataagtCTGAGTCATTGGTTTTTATGGCTGGTTATTATACGGTTACATACAGCCTCATTGAGAAGAAGATTGTTTATGGTAAATTGAAACCATTCTCACATGTTCCTATCTTGCTGCCCCTTAAGGAATTACTAGTAGGAGTTGAGGTCCATCTCCTAAATTCAACTCAAAGGTAATTTAATCTATTCTCTCATGCACatgtttaattattgtatttttaatgaATCTCCTGTCATATTGAATCAATCTGTAAAAAGAGGGTTTTAACTTTTTTAGGTGTCTGTTTTGGCAAGTTTACTAGTTCcaactttaaactttttattacttttaaccAGCATTTTCACAAGAAATTTCTTTGAATGATTGTAGCtcacaagaaaaaaaattcaatctgAATAAGAGTTATAAATGTCACTATGTAATTGGATATTACTTGTAAAAGTTGGAGAATCCATGCAATTGGATTAACGAATTATTGTAATAccaatcaattatttattagagtCTTCTTGTATAGAATGTCAAGATGTACTACCTTGGAATTTAATTGGATCAACAAATTAATGTAATCTCAAGTCTTCAACTTTTTTCCTCTCTCAATCCCAATTAGCGTTTTAATAATAGATAACTTTTTGAGATAGAAGATTTCATTTGTTGAATCGGATTTATCAACTTGTAACCCAAACCTTCATTCTTAACCTTTAGTGCACACTCACTTTTAACTGAACACATCCTTGAAAACTTTTGTTCTTCATTTCAATATAAAGTTCCAAAACACTACTattcttcttcttgtcaaatGGTTTGAATCTTCCTTCCATTATCAAAACTAAcagaacaaaatatttttgaataaatgataCATATATTACTTCAAATATAATCTTCTCCTAATATTGTCTTTTTCTTTCAATGCAGTGTTATGTTTTCATCTTTTAATTACATTTAGTCTTTATCTTACATTGTTGTTGATTGTTCTCAACATCAATAATGAGTGAAGTAATTTTTTTTGCAGCGAAGATGTGGAAGATGAAGTGTGATGACAAGTTAATTAGTTTCAACGGCTGGGTACACTGGAATATGGTACTACATTTTTCTATCATGTgcttaactttattttcttagctttttattttattttgttgaacatATGCTCAGTTACTCTTTGTTTGTTACAATTTTTGGGTTATAGATCTACTTATACTGTTTGGTGATGATGGATTGATAGGTTTGAAGAGTTATTTGTTTGGTTGATGATACTATTATTATTGTAGGATAAACTCTAAtactttcaaattattattttatcaaattttgatttgacTGATATAAGTAAGTCATTTGGAATaagtgtgtttaattttatgttACTATTTAGGgttttttgggttttaaaaagatatttttttttataaaatagtggGTTATTTAAGactttttagaataaattattaaattatattttttagaataaattattaaaatgtttttcaaaattaaaattaaatttcataaataaaataatattaattaattaatttatttattttaattaataaataaataattttatgataaaataaaagatttattacaaattcttttttaaattaaaaaaacctaaaatatCTAATCTTTAAGTCTCCTTCTGCATGCATGTAAAGTAGTTTTCTACCCACTAGTTTGACTTTATATGATTGGATCATGTAGACATTCACActattcaataaatttatattttagaaaaaataataatttattattattaaatataaaaata from Impatiens glandulifera chromosome 5, dImpGla2.1, whole genome shotgun sequence includes:
- the LOC124939328 gene encoding F-box protein At3g07870-like, which codes for MEEQALNPKRAKKTDEALGGASPSIDQVPNHILVDILSRLPIKSLIQCRSVCKSFLYLISVDTDFRSLHLSRSPPELLFYNSDSKQIILLDSDADQAHQLTLRFDGLSDMMIVNSSRGLLCLRSLDTSFPFCVINPISLEFTLIPNPVVIDSEDPVSLMVGFGYSPMSDKYKIIKVSKSLDSTGKNCFHTDIYTIGSPSSSWRRIEDAPIQEITQCFSTFLGGRLYWIMNETASIYCYGFMIYFDFDSETFGTETLPPPFDISRYRDNVTVVNFGVFQGMLRISVLTDSGNNPHIWVLKEFGVDKSWCLDELPFSFPGKYINNNKSESLVFMAGYYTVTYSLIEKKIVYGKLKPFSHVPILLPLKELLVGVEVHLLNSTQSEDVEDEV